Proteins encoded in a region of the Planktothrix tepida PCC 9214 genome:
- a CDS encoding DUF3611 family protein, which produces MSYPSDSSPPTSNAIQRVAFALRTTGWVCFWTQLVLAVVSAVIQLFAIFAFNPGRTAQPGTTSGMGGGLVFALIGLGILGFSIFQAFRYTRLARRLKAPGMARPSRAETMKQIRLGLTSNLSGMAVTLIASEAINGILLAKAISQPRNFLATAGSLQDFIQPVDFFVVLANTHTIVAHFVGIVAALWLMREIYKN; this is translated from the coding sequence ATGTCCTATCCATCTGACTCTTCACCTCCAACTTCCAATGCCATTCAACGGGTTGCCTTTGCCCTGCGTACCACCGGCTGGGTTTGCTTTTGGACACAGCTTGTTTTAGCGGTAGTTTCTGCTGTGATTCAGCTTTTTGCGATTTTTGCCTTTAATCCAGGAAGAACAGCACAACCTGGCACAACGTCGGGAATGGGCGGGGGTTTAGTTTTTGCCTTAATTGGACTGGGTATTTTAGGGTTTAGTATTTTTCAAGCCTTTCGTTACACTCGTTTAGCCCGCAGACTCAAAGCACCGGGAATGGCTCGCCCTAGCCGTGCAGAAACCATGAAGCAAATTCGCCTGGGTTTAACCAGTAACTTAAGCGGAATGGCTGTCACCTTAATTGCATCAGAGGCTATCAACGGAATTTTATTAGCAAAAGCGATTTCTCAACCTCGAAATTTTTTAGCCACCGCAGGCAGCCTACAAGATTTTATCCAACCTGTTGATTTTTTCGTAGTTCTCGCGAATACCCACACCATAGTTGCTCACTTCGTTGGAATTGTCGCGGCTTTGTGGTTAATGAGAGAGATTTATAAAAATTAG
- a CDS encoding DUF433 domain-containing protein: MGRFDTLRLGGTPAFVGTRVSMKTLLNDLEAGDPLDKFLDHLKNTLSLFQRDSKN; encoded by the coding sequence ATTGGACGGTTTGACACTCTCCGCTTAGGAGGAACCCCAGCTTTTGTTGGAACTCGTGTATCCATGAAAACATTGCTCAATGATCTCGAAGCAGGCGATCCACTGGATAAATTTTTAGATCATTTGAAAAACACCCTCAGTTTATTTCAAAGGGATTCAAAAAATTGA